Genomic window (Bradyrhizobium sp. 186):
GCTTTACACCGTCGGCAACACCGAGAATGCTTCCCCTGCCCTGCGCAAATTCAGCTCATCTGCCCCGGCGGTCTCGCTGGTGACGCTGTCGACGCGCGACGACGGCGGGCCGTGGCGGCACAGTGCGACCATGTCGGCGACATGCTTCGGCGCGCCCGCGAACAGCGCCTCGACGCTGCCGTCACGGCGGTTGCGGACCCAGCCTTCGAGGCCGCTCGTAGTGGCCTGATATTCGACCCAGGCCCGATAGCCGACGCCCTGCACGCGGCCGCGGATCATGACCTGGAGGATCGCCCGGCTCACTTCTTCAATCCGAGAAACTCGGCCCTGCGCGCTTTCAAGTCGGCCTCACGCATCACGCGGCTGGTCAAGTCGGGCGATGCGAGGCCCTCGAGCGCCCTCGGCGACGTGCACTCGCGCAGCGCTTTCAGCGTCTCGTAGACGGCCTGCGTTGCGGCCGCGATCGGTGCGTGCCCCTGGAGCGCGATGCGCACGCCATGCCCCGCGAGGTAATCGAGCGCGTTCAATTCGTCCGGCGCGCCACCGAGCACGATCGGGAGGTGCGTTGCCGCTGCGATCGCCTCGAGTTCGGTGCGCGACTTGATGCCGGTGAAGAACAGTGCGTCGATGCCAGTGGCCTCGTAGGCCTGCACGCGGCGGATCGCATCCTCGATCGAGGTGATTGAGGCTGCACCGGTGCGGCCCATGATGACGAGCGAGGGATCGCTGCGGCCGTCGAGCGCCGCCTTCATCTTGCCGACGCCTTCCTCGAGCGAGATCAGTTGCGTCTTCGGCTCGCCAAAGGCGGCCGGCAAGAGCGTGTCCTCGATGGTGAGGCCGGCGGCGCCCGCCGTCTCCAGCTCCTGCACCGTGCGGCGCACGTTGAGCGCGTTGCCATAGCCGTGGTCGGCATCGACCAGCACGGGCAATGTAGCGGCGCGCGACATCCGCCGCATCTGCTCGGCGAACTCGGTCAGCGTGATCAGCGCAATATCGGGATCGCCGAGGACGGCGAGCGAAGCCACCGAGCCGCCGAACATGCCGAGTGGAAAGCCGAGATCCTCGGCGATGCGGATCGAGATAGCGTCGTAGACAGAGCCGGGATGGATGCAGGCTTGCCCCGAGAGGATCGATCGCAGTTTTTCGCGGCGGGAGCGGAAGGCCATGGTGATTTCTCTCTCTGGGGCACGCGGCCGCCCCAACCTCCGTCATTGCGAGCGAAGCGAAGCAATCCAGAAATGCATCCGCGGAGACAGACTGGATTGCTTCGTCGCTAAGGGCTCTCGCAATGACGGTGCTTGCGGACAGATCGCCCGTCCCACTCACATCCTACGCAAACTCCAAAATCAAGGCATCCACCGCAAGCGTCGCGCCTGCGCTGGCATGGATCTTCTTCACCGTGCCGTCCTGCTCGGCGCGGAGCACGTTCTGCATCTTCATGGCTTCGACCACGGCGAGCGTCTCGCCGGCCTTGACCTCCTGCCCTTCGGTCACTGCGATCGAGACCACGAGCCCGGGCATCGGGCAAAGCAGCTTCTTGCCGGTGTCGGCGGCCGTGGTCACCGGCATCAGCCGCGCCGAGGCCGCTTCCGCTTCGGTCCAGACGTAGACCGGCACCTCCACGCCCTGGTGCGCGAGGCGGATGCCGTTGGCGATCGGACGGACCTGCACGGCGACGAACTGGCCATCGATCGTGCCTTGCCAGACCGGATCGCCCGGCTTCCACGGCGATTGCAACAGATGCGCATTACCGGCCTTGCCGCTGGCATCGACGAAGCGCACTACGATCGCCTCGCCCTCGCGCGCGACCTCGAGCAAGATATCCTGGCGATCGAGCCACACCGCGCGGCGCCGCTCGCGCTGCACGATCCGGCCGCCCATCTGCCCCGAGATCTGCCGCTTGCGTTCGCCGAGCACGTGATCGATAGCGGCGCCGACCGCGGCGATCCGCCGCGCGACCTCGCCTTCGGGCACGCGCACAGCAAAGCCCTTGGGAAACTCCTCGGCGATGAAGCCGGTCGAGAGCCGGCCCTCGCGCCAGCGCGGATGATGCATCAGGGCCGACAGGAACGGGATGTTGTGCCTGATGCCCTCGACATAGAAGGAATCCAGCGCGGTCGCCTGCGCCTCGATTGCCGCGGCGCGGGACGGCGCATGCGTGACGAGCTTGGCGATCATCGGATCGTAATAGATCGAGATCTCGCCGCCCTCCTGCACGCCGGTGTCGTTGCGCAGGGTGATGCCGTCCTTGCTCACTTCCGCCGGCGGCCGGTATTTTACCAGACGTCCGATCGAGGGCAGGAAGTTGCGGAAGGGATCTTCGGCATAGAGACGCGACTCCACCGCCCAGCCGGTGAGCGTGACGTCCTTCTGCGCAATGGCGAGCTTCTCGCCTGCGGCAACGCGGATCATCTGCTCGACAAGGTCGATGCCGGTGACGAGTTCGGTGACAGGATGCTCGACCTGGAGACGCGTGTTCATCTCCAGAAAGAAGAAGCTCTTATCCTGGCCGGCGACGAACTCGACGGTGCCGGCGGAATCGTAACTCACGGCCTTGGCCAACGCGACCGCCTGCTCGCCCATCGTGCGGCGGGTGGCTTCGTCGAGCAGCGGCGACGGCGCCTCCTCGATGACCTTCTGGTTGCGGCGCTGGATCGAACATTCACGCTCGCCGAGATAAATCACGTTGCCGTGCTTGTCGCCCAGCACCTGGATTTCGATGTGGCGGGGATCGACGATGAACTTTTCGACGAAGACGCGGTCGTCGCCGAACGAAGCCTTGGCCTCGGCCTTGGCGAGATTGAAGCCTTCGGCGACCTCGCTCCGGGAATGGGCGATGCGCATGCCCTTGCCACCACCGCCGGCGGAGGCCTTGATCATCACGGGATAGCCGATCTCGTCGGAGATCCGCACCGCGTGCTTGTCGTCCTCGATGACGCCGAGATAGCCGGGCACGGTCGAGACTTTTGCTTTCGCCGCGGCCTTCTTGGATTCGATCTTGTCGCCCATCGCCGCGATCGCGCCCGGGTTAGGGCCGATGAAGACGATGCCGGCCGCCT
Coding sequences:
- a CDS encoding acylphosphatase, with product MSRAILQVMIRGRVQGVGYRAWVEYQATTSGLEGWVRNRRDGSVEALFAGAPKHVADMVALCRHGPPSSRVDSVTSETAGADELNLRRAGEAFSVLPTV
- a CDS encoding isocitrate lyase/PEP mutase family protein — its product is MAFRSRREKLRSILSGQACIHPGSVYDAISIRIAEDLGFPLGMFGGSVASLAVLGDPDIALITLTEFAEQMRRMSRAATLPVLVDADHGYGNALNVRRTVQELETAGAAGLTIEDTLLPAAFGEPKTQLISLEEGVGKMKAALDGRSDPSLVIMGRTGAASITSIEDAIRRVQAYEATGIDALFFTGIKSRTELEAIAAATHLPIVLGGAPDELNALDYLAGHGVRIALQGHAPIAAATQAVYETLKALRECTSPRALEGLASPDLTSRVMREADLKARRAEFLGLKK
- a CDS encoding acetyl/propionyl/methylcrotonyl-CoA carboxylase subunit alpha; protein product: MFKRILIANRGEIACRVIKTARRMGIQTVAVYSEADRDALHVEMADEAVLIGPPAAAESYLVIEKIVDACRKTGAEAVHPGYGFLSEREAFPRALEAAGIVFIGPNPGAIAAMGDKIESKKAAAKAKVSTVPGYLGVIEDDKHAVRISDEIGYPVMIKASAGGGGKGMRIAHSRSEVAEGFNLAKAEAKASFGDDRVFVEKFIVDPRHIEIQVLGDKHGNVIYLGERECSIQRRNQKVIEEAPSPLLDEATRRTMGEQAVALAKAVSYDSAGTVEFVAGQDKSFFFLEMNTRLQVEHPVTELVTGIDLVEQMIRVAAGEKLAIAQKDVTLTGWAVESRLYAEDPFRNFLPSIGRLVKYRPPAEVSKDGITLRNDTGVQEGGEISIYYDPMIAKLVTHAPSRAAAIEAQATALDSFYVEGIRHNIPFLSALMHHPRWREGRLSTGFIAEEFPKGFAVRVPEGEVARRIAAVGAAIDHVLGERKRQISGQMGGRIVQRERRRAVWLDRQDILLEVAREGEAIVVRFVDASGKAGNAHLLQSPWKPGDPVWQGTIDGQFVAVQVRPIANGIRLAHQGVEVPVYVWTEAEAASARLMPVTTAADTGKKLLCPMPGLVVSIAVTEGQEVKAGETLAVVEAMKMQNVLRAEQDGTVKKIHASAGATLAVDALILEFA